Genomic segment of Diceros bicornis minor isolate mBicDic1 chromosome 29, mDicBic1.mat.cur, whole genome shotgun sequence:
CAAAATagtaaaatgctgacctgttaaAGCAGGGAAATTGGCAGCCCGAGCCACGCTGAAAGCTGGTATAGTAACTGAGCTGAAGATTCAGTTCCATCTTTAGGTCTAAACAGTCACtaatgggaaaataataaaatttgtttttgtttaattttatcttAGTAATACCGTTCATTCTCTCATATTTGGGACTGTCCTTTTAATTAGGTAAATAAAAATCCTCAGTCATAATCTTCATTTTTCAATGCCCATTAATCAGCTAACAGTTATAGAGAACTCAAGAACTGATTTAGGCTTGTGCTTATCatggaaattaaatttttatgaaagatTCTGGTAACAGATTCCAAATAATTGAATGACATAAGTCCTcaatagtttttccttttaatgaGCTAGAGGATTTAGTTTATTTAACTAATTAAAATCTTTGCCCAGGACTCCTTTAGTATGAAGTTGCAATTTActagaatagattttttttttcctaggagtagaattttGAAAGAGGTACAGACTGAAGTTTTTGTGTTAATTATGATTCTTTATTCTGACTGTTGCTCATGGAAGAAGTAGGGGAACCAGTCTAATAattagttttgtatttttttgtcaaGAAAACCTGGACTAAGTTTCTGGCAGGTACCTACTGTGAGGGTTGCTTACTCTGTGGTGCAGTTCTCTTCCTACTTGGTGGAGGAGCAGAGGGTTGCTGGAGCCCCTCTGTAAGACCCTGAATGTCCACACACACTGCCTGCAGGGAATGGAGCTCTTGAGCCCATAAAGCGTGAGGTTCCAGTCTTTGTATTTCGCACCCTCTGCACCCTATATCAGTTAGTAGCATTTTTAAGATGTTTTTAGGTAGACGTTAGGCCCATAAaaagttttgcaaatattttgggaCCCTTAACCTTCATTTCACAGCTAATCAGTGAAGAAGCTGGAAGGCTCTTTCTCTTTAAGAGCCTTGTCCACGTTTTCTTGGTACTAAAATTTTACCAGTCTGAGTCCTAGTATCATACTCTAAATACACTACCACCTCATCGCACTGTCCTCAGATAAAGATCTTAAACAGACTTGCAGGCTTCTAGGAGGGATTTTCCTGATGAGCTTGCAAGCCAGTGCAGCTAGGAAGAGTTGGGAGCAGCAAGCTGGTCTTTAACACCTGGCTTCAGGAGCAGGGCTGGACTCCAGGCGCTTTCGCAGATGGTTGGCAAAATCCACCTGGGTCTGTGATAGGACCTGGTTGATGATGGTCTTTGGCAGCCATCCCTAGAGTAGAAGATAGAAGAATTTGGCCATCTTGTGGGTGATGTTCCACTCTAGACACCTCTGTACCCTATCACAAACACTACGGGCTGCCTAGGGCTTGGTCTTCCGGCTCTGTTTATAGGTGCAACCTTGCAGTTGACCAGGGTCAAGGGCTGCATTACTGCCCTGTTGTCAAGACAAATTTCAGCCAtctcttcccagctgtgtgaccctgagctagTTACCCTATCTTTTTGGGCCTAAGTTTCCTTTCTAAAATGATAACTACAGAGTTGAAATTTGATATGAGAGGTAAGAGGGAGCCATTTGCAGTCTTTTGAGGTGATGGAATAGCAATTAGACCATTAACTTAAGTCTCTTTCCTCTCCAACAGTCTGATTCTCTCAAAATGGAAGAGGATTTTTCTTGTTCTGTGTGGGATAATGTGGGAGGGGTAGGAGCCTCTTTTTCTCACCACTGCCTACCCACTGAGCTACCTCCCATGCCCCTCACCTTGAGGTCAATGCTGAGCAGCCAAGTGAGTTTGGTCTTTGAGGGACTTGCATCCAGGGGACGGAGCACCATACAAGTGGGACCCTGCTCGGCTCTGGCAAATTAAGAGAAGTAGTCGGGTCAGGAGGACAATTGAGAGTTCTCTTTTATGCTGACTAGTTATACTGGCCACGTTTCTCAAGTACCTTGTCTTTTCCAAATCTCATCAGAGAAGTATCCTTTGCCAAGGGTGATATTTAACAGTTAGTGTGGTTACCAGCTCATTAGAACAAATGCTggatggagctggagctggaaccTGGAGGCTTCCTGTCGTGCCTTTTAGTTGCTGGATGACTGGGAGAGTGGGGAAAGGGTCCAAGGTAGTGGCTAGGGCCCCTGGGAAACTCAGGTAGCAGCTATGTTCTAAGTGGTATGGATTATATTTTAATCAACAGTAGAGTCGTACCTGAGCATACCAGCTAAACCTCAGCCCTACCTcttgttttagaaaattattaaGGTTCTTAAACTTTCTGGGAGGGTCAGGACAAACTGGGCCAGTATAAGTAGGGCCAATCTTGTCTCCCTTCCCTGCTATGGAAAATGAGAATCTTCCTTAGTAGAAGGAAGCTGAGGGTAGGGACCAAGGATTGGTTTCTTGGAGCTGGGGATTCATCACACACTTGGTGGGTGCATGCCCAAAGGCCTGTGTTAGGAAAGGGAGCTCTTGAGCCTGCTGCCAGTATTACCTGATGACACCTTTCTGCTCAGGCATCTCCCCGAAATGTGTGGCCATGCCAGCCAACACACAGGTGGAGCCTCGGCGCTTGGCACAGCGCACACTCACAAAGTCACGGGGCCCCACAAGGTTTCCTGCTGATTCTGCAGCCAACTCATGGGTGATGACTGTATCCTTTCCAATCTTCTGCAGGACCTACCAGGCCACAGGGAACCAGAATCACTGCTCAGCCAGTGTTGGGGCTAAGGCACCACCCACGGCTTGCAGCCCCGTCTTTGGCCCGCCTTTTCAGGCTGGGCCCTTGGGTCCCTGCCGCCCACACCTGGACTCGCCTCACCTTGATCTCCTTGACATTTGGGTTCCACTCTCCCATGGCCTCCATGTGTTCCACAAGCTCTTCATAAAGCCTCTCCACAGGCTGgtccaccaccacctccaaccGGAATACCTTGCCCACGTCTGGAACCACTTTACTCAGCACTTTGTCCCCATTTGCCTATCAGGGAGAGCAAGGAGCTCCAGGATAAAGgttagagaaaaatattcctgGCCTAGGGCATATAGACAATGCCAGGCAAGGCAGGAAGGAGAACAGCAAAAGGAACTCTAAGCTAAGCATAAGGAAGCCTGGAACTATTTCTGATTAAGATGGAGTaggtagggggccggccccgtggtgtagcagttatgtgcacgtgctctgctgctgggggcccgggttcggatcccaggcgcgcaccgacgcaccgcatgtcaggccatgctgtggcggcgagccacataaagtggaggaagatcggccagatgttagcccagggccagtcttcctcagcaaaagaggaggattggcagacgttagctcagggctgatcttcttcacacacacaaaaaaaaacttggaGTAGGTAATCTTTCCTGTCACAAGCCTCAGACATCTGTTGAAGACTTGAGAGGTAACCTGTGTGCTCCCTGGACCCTCTTTTCTTGGGAGTAAATGTTGATGGGTGTGGGTAGGTCCAACTGAAAAGGCACTTACTTGACTTCAGAAGCTCAAAGATCCTGAGAGAGACAAACCTGGGAGTGGGAAAAGTCTGGTCTACAAGCAGTTAATTACATCCATAGAATGTTGGATGGGATCTTAAAAGACTTCTTTAGTCCAATACCTCGTTTTACACAAGAAGGATGTAGGGCCGGAGAAGGTCAGTGATTTGCCCAGAGACCCTTAGCTAAGAGCATTGCTGGGCCTAGACCCCACATTTCTCGACTCCCAAACCAGTAGTCTGTCTGTTAACTGAGAGCTTGGAGAAGTTTTACCTAAACTTTGGGCAATGGGCAGCATGTAAGCTTTTGGTGAAGATTAAGCCACCAAAGTCTCAACAGAGCCACTGGCCTTTAACATGTGCCTTGTTACTGGTTCCCAGTGAAGGTGCAGTGCTCAGGAGTAGAGAGCCCCAGAAGGCCTTGGGCCATCTGTATTCTAGTCCAGCCTTGTTGCAGGTGAGCCTGGATCACCCCTGCAAATCAGCCATAAGGTGGGCTGAACAGCACAGACACTGCACCTTGACATTGGGACTTCTGACCCAGGGTGATGAGGCCTCTAATGCAGGCGGAATCCCCATTGCATGGCTTTAGCTGAATAGGTGTACAATGCTTGGAGGTTTCTCAAACGCGAGTCTCCAAGATGTCTTTGATGGGGGCAGTATCTGACAATATGTTCTTGGGAAAGGAGAATTCTCGAGTTAAAACTACTTGCTGCTGGGTGAGTACTGCACAAGGCAGGAATTCTGAGACCACAGCTGGCCTTGAGGATGGCAGTGGAACGGTGAGGAATGGCAGTTCCTCTACACTCACCCTTACCTGCTGGTTCTCCTTCTTCCAGCCCTCCTGGTTGCTGAGGATGCCCAGAGCCTTCTGCATGGCCTCCTCTCCCTGCTGGATATAGGCCAGCTCCTGGTCGCTGTAGAGAGTGTCTTCTAGCCGAGAACCTGGATACACAGCCAAGGAGAGACCCAGCTTCCTTCTGGTCCCCAAGCCTCCCACCAGCTTTTATCCTTTTGATCTCTGGATCTGCTCTTTCCTCTGAAGAGCCAAGACCAAAGCCATAGGGTCCAGCCTGCAGGTCAAGTTAGACACAGCAGCTGCAGGTGACAGGGAGGGGATCTCGCCTTGAGGGACTCCATTCCCATCCTCAAAGTGAGTGAGAAaggccagggtggggtggggtgggggagggaactTGAGCCACATGCACAGCGTTTGCACCCCGGGAGCCTCCTGCCACTGGCAGAAGCCCAGAAGCCTCAGCACTTACCAAGCAGAGAGCTCCGACGCCGAACCTGGTTGATCCACCCACTTGGGGTCGGGCCCCCCAGTGCCATCCGGTTCAGCTCCTGGCCAATGGCCAGCACAGCTTGGTGCCTCAGCCCTGACGGGAGGGGAGGAAACTTGCTTAGGAGCCAAGAAAGCCCTTTAGAGATGGCCCATTCCACCCCTTTATCttgtcacagatgaggaaactgcttACTCAGGAACACACAGATTCCTAGTAGGGACCTGAACTAGAGCCAGGTCaactcccagtccagtgctcaTTACAATGCACCACGTGCCTCCAGGGCCAGAATCTGCCTTTCATCTGGGCTGGCTAGGCCTGGTCCTGCCTGGAGGCAGGGGCTGCGCCAGAGCCTGCTGAAGTTTCCTTCTTGAAATGGAGAGAAGGTTTGTTCAAACAACGAGAATAATCCTGCTACAGGAGAATTAAAAACACCCATCCCCTGAGGTCTGTGTAGCTGCCAGCGGCTAGGGTCCTTTGCATGAGGAACTGCTCAGTGTGCCCCCAGAGTCTGAGCCAGGTGAGTCTTGTTGATCTAGTGAGAACAGCCGCACTGCCGGGGCTAATTCAACCTACTGTAATTGGAAAGGACTTGGTTAGGTTGGTTTGTGAATCCTTCAATGACAACAGGGAACTGACTCAAATGACCTTGGGTCCTGATCAGCTCTACCAAAGTGGCCTTCAGTAATGTTTCCACCTCCTGACTGTACAGTGATAACAAGACCCCCTGCTCCGTCCCCTCTCTCACTACCTTGCTCTTCTGCTGTCTGGCTCCCCGTTGttttccttctccccttctcttccctgCCCCTGTCTCAGGCTTGCCAACACTGCTTATTGGAGTCAAGGCTTACTCCTACCTCTACCACTGGCTAGGACTTTCCTAGTACCGTTGGTACCAATCCTAGAGGAAGGCAGTCAGGAATAGTTTAAGAAAGATTGGAGCCCTGGAGAGGAGACCAGAAATTACAGAATCTAGAAGGGACATAGACTTTTTAGTGTCCAGCCCAATTCTTCAGGTGGGAAAATTGAGGTTCTGAAGGGAAGACACTTGCACAGACTCACCCAGTAAGAGGCACAACTGAGATGAGAACCTAAGTGGCCTGTCCCCCAGTCCAGTACTTGCCCCACTAAGCCTCATTGCCTGAGAGCTCCTGGCCACCACCCGGAACCCCCCTTTCCCGGGGAACTCACCCTTCATGTTGCGCACGTGTCTGTAGGAGCTGCCAGCACACAGCTTAAACGTCGCGAGGAGCATTGTTTCCTGGCAGCGGGGGCAGATGGAGtggtgctgctgctgttgctgttgcCGCCTCTGCTCTTGAGGGTGGCTTCTTCCAGACTTCCTGAGCCTGTCAAGGTCTGCCTCTGGCTCCTGCAGCTGTGGCTGCAACCGTGTGTTCTGCGTCTTAAATGCCCCAGCTGAAGGCTGTGCTTCATCATCAAGAGATAAAAGAGCCATCACTCACTGTACAAAGGAAGGGGTCAAGGATAGAGGGATTGCCTCACACTGCAGCTTTGGCCATTTGTGGGAAACGtggcaggggaggggggaggttGGTGCCAGACATGGgaagatggaaaggagagaaagcagCAGCTGAGGTCAAGGCAGTTTAGAAGAAAGCAGGCACCAtctgacagtggttctcaaataccACGTGAGTAATGcctaaaatgcagatttctagcCCCGATCCTTAGAAACTCcaggtttggggccggccccatggcgtagtggttaagcacgtgcactccgctgctggcggcccgggttcggatcccgggcatgcaccgatgcaccacttgtcaggccatgctgtggcggcatcccatataaagtggaggaagataggcatggatgttagcctagggccggtcttcctcagcaaaaggaggaggattggcatagatgttagctcagggctgatcttcctcaccaaaataaaaaaaaaaaaagaaactccagGTTTACCAGGTCTAGAATTGAGGCTCTGAaacctgcattaaaaaaaattcccaggTGATTGCCGTGCAGGTGTTCTGTGAACTGCACACTATGCTTTGAAAAGCAGTGCCCTGGGAGTGCCCAGGGTGTCTGCTAAGAGAACTTAGCGGGTCAGAGCTGGTGgagcccctccagcccctggatGAGGAGCCTGAAGTCCAGAGTGGAGATGACCGGTTCAAGGTCAAACAGCTGGTCAGTGGGTGGGCTGAGACAACAACACAAGTCCTCTGACCTTCAGTCCATCTTTACACGGTTCCTTCTGCAGCCCCCAGAGGGTTGGTGTTCAGTTGTTCTGTTCAGTTTTTTACTCATCCATTTATATAAACAGCCTTTACCAAAGCCCTATTCGGAGTCAGTTCCCTTCTTAGGGGTTTGTGCTGGAGCAAAGGTGATCCCTCAGGGCTGAGTCCTGAAAGATCTTTAAGCAGAGGGTAGAACTGGTCAGAGACACAAAGGGGCCCTGGGCCTGGCTGCGTCCCGCACCCTTCCTCACAATTTCCCTGAGTAACCTCAGCTGGGCAGGATGCACTACAGGGCTTGGCATGAGCTGGAAGGTTGAAAAGACAGGGTATTGGGGTGCTCACTCCAGTCTTTGTACTTTGGGGGCCCTGTGTTCTAAACAGGGACTGATGAGGCGGCTGAGTCTGGTCTGCAGTTCCCACACTATCACCCAGATCCAGTGAGGGAGATCCCCGCCAGCCTGCATGCTGGTCTCTGACAAAATCTTTTCCCTTTAAGGTTGACCTTGAGGTTGCTTTTAAGCCAGATTCACTGGGCAAGACTATTGGAGGTAGAGAGAATCACACTAAATTTGTCcttggcccagggcctgtctcctGTGTGAGAGAGTTCTGTGTCCTGTCAACACTGCATGGAGGCAGGGGAAGGCCTACCAAGTGGGGAGCAGTAGCAGGTCCCCACTGGCTCTCATTGTCTCCCTCACTCCAGAAAGGATGAAAGGGACAGGACCTGCTCAGAGCCAGGTGGGGGGCCTGGAGCCCATATAGGACAGGGTGAGTCCCAGACCCCCCATTTCAACCCCTGGTGAAGCAGTGGGAAGGGTCCAGCAACCCAGAGAGGCCCTTGTCTTGGGCTCCTCTCTCAGCAGTGGCTGCCTAGAGGCCCCCAGCCCATTCCTCGAGGCCAGCTGAGGCCCCCTCCTCTGCTTGAAGCCTCCATTGACCACCCCAACCTTTTGGAATGGCTTGTTCCTCTGACTCACACCTTTATGTCAGTACCACTAGAAGGGCCCATCTCGTCCTGATTTGTGTCATCGGTTTGTATGTTTGCTTGTTTCTTCTGTGGGACTGTTTCTCCCTGAGGCAGATGCCATGTCCACTTCCCCTCTCACCCTGCACCCCAGCACTCAGCTCCGGGCAGGGCACAGAGTAGGCTCTTGCTCCTCTATTGGTGACAAACTGAAGAAGCTGCTGGGGGCGCAGGTATGTCCTTTGACTTAGGAAACCTGCCTGTAGGCTTTCTTTCCAGCCCTGCAGAGTCCCAGGGAAGACAGCATGGAAGGTGGAGGCTCCAGCCTATGCCGGGGGCCCTTTGCCTTTCACAGACATAGAAAGAAggtgcaggggccagcccggtggtgcaagtggttaagtgcgtgcgctccactgcagtggcccagggttcaccgggtcggatcccgggcgcgcaccaacgcactgcttgtcgagccatgctatggcggtgtcccatataaagtgggggaagatgggcatggatgttagctcagggccagtcttcctcagaaaaaaaaagaggatgattggcatcagatattagctcagggctgatcttcctcacacaagaaaaaagagaaggtgcAGAGGGCGTGCTGGGAAGGCTGGATGCCAGCTCCCATCCCTACTTGGTACACGTGCACCCTCATGCACATGTGTGCCTCAGTGGAGGTGATGGGGAGGGGGTTATTGTGGGACAGGACATGCAGATAATGTTCAAGGTCCTGCTGTTGCCATCCGGTGCAGAATTATGGCCATTGTGAGGGGGAGGTGGTGGTGTGGGGAGGACTGGGGCATACAGCTGTTGCTGATGTCAGAGGCTGCCATTGACTCAGGGAGGGGGTGCTAGTGACCTCCCCCAGGGCCaaggctctctttctctcttcatccTTTCCAGGCTGAAAGACTAGTTAACTCTCACTGTCCCTCTGAGCAATAAGGTGGGGAGAGTGGTGTGGGAATGTCCTCTGGTTCTAGAAGTCATCTGTATctggctttgctttttttttttttaaagattttatttatttattttttccccccaaagccccagtagatagttgtatgtcgtagttgcacagccttctagttgctgtacgtgggacgcggcctcagcatggctggagaagtggtgcgtcggtgcgcgcccaggatccgaacccgggccgccagcagcggagcgcgcgcacttaaccgctgagccacaaaGCCGGCCCTGGCTTTGCTTTTTGATGAGGGCAGAGCCCCCAAGAGTGGAGACCAGATGGAGTCAGCAGGCCAGGAAGGAAGATAACCAGAGATCTGGCTCAGGCAGTGCAGAGTGCTGGAGAGGAgggccccagggccaggggaAGGAGCAGGGCTTTAGAGCAGAAAAGAGgtctccactcattcattcaacagtccTTTATTGAGTGACCACTGTATAGCTCTACAATTATGAGGAAAAAtgaaccatatgacccagtatgGAGAATTGTAGAGTAGATGAGGAGTTTTGGAAGTACGGAGGATGGAAGACCTAATTACACAGCGGGAAGGAGGAGTGTTATAGAAAGCTTCTGGGAGGAAGTGACGTTTGAGCTGAGTGTGTGGAAAGTACATCAGGAGTTAGCCAGGTTTGAGAGAACAGGGTGTGGGTGTTTCAGGTAGAGCAAATGGCCAACAGCATGAAGAAAGGATCTGAGGGTTGTTCAGCCATGGAATGTTTGTAGGGTGTGGTGGCAAATGAAGGCTGGAAAGAGACGCAGAAGTCGGAGTATGAAGGGTGGGCATGGGAAGATTCCTCTGCAGGTTCCTAGGAGGCCGAGACTGAGAGTTGAGGAGGGGGACCTTGAGCTTGCCTGGGCCCCGGCTCAGAGGACGTGAGCACTGGGCAACACCACTTACCTTTTGGTTTACTGGACTGGTAGTGTCAGGACACTGTGAACTGGAGTGAAAGCACAGGGTTTGTGTTCAGACTTCCAATCCTGGTTCCACCACTTACTTTAGGATTGTGAGCCACTCACTTCCTCAGTCTGAacttcctgatctgtaaaatagggatacattttctttttctttttgtaatcctCTCAGGGTGGTTATAAGGCTTAAATGAGGTAACAATACATCAAGAGCCCACAAGATGAAGTCCACACTTCTTAGCCCATTCTCTGGACCCTCCAAATTCTCACCCTGGCTTTCTTCTCCAGCAATGCTCAGCACACACCTGAGGTGCCTGCCTACAGTCTGCCCCACGCATACCTTCTCTACATTCAGGGCAGCTCCCAGTATTATCTCCCCTCCAAGCCTTCCCTTTGGGCCCCACCTCACtcactgttttttttattttttattttttttcatggattggaagatttaatgtTGTTAAGATTGCAACACTACCCAACGTgatctacagatccaatgcaatcccaatcaaaatcccaacagcctgttttcttctcttttttttttccaattattttattgaggtcatattggtttataacactgtgtaatttcaggtgtacattattatttatcagtttctgtatagactgcattgtgttcactgccaattgtctagtttttatccatcaccatacatatgtgcccctttacccctttcgccccccccttcctctctggtaaccattaatctgttctctttatccctgtgtttatcttccacatatgagtgagatcatgcagtatttgtctttctctgtctcacttattttgcttaacataataagGTCcaaaatgggacgattttgtctttttttatggctgagtagtattccattgtatatataaaccacatctttatccgttcatccattggtgggaacttgggttgcttccacgttttggctatcgtaaataatgctgcaatgaacataggggtgcataaatctctttgtattgtagcttcatgttttttggataaatacccagtagttggatagctgaattatatggtatttctatttttaatttttttgagaaatctccatactgttttccacagtggctgcaccagtttgcattcccaccagcagtgtatgagggttcccttttctccacatcctctccaacatttgttattttttgtcttgttaattatagccattctgacaggtgtaaggtgatatctcatcaccttgtgatgttgagcatcttttcatgtccctgttggccatctgtatgtcttctttggaaaaatctctgttcacatcctctgcccattttttaattttttttttattttattttttcccccaaagccccagtagatagttgtatgtcatagctgcacatccttctagttgcagtatgtgggacgcggcctcagcatggccggagaagcggtgcatcagtgtgtgcccaggatccgaacctgggccgccagcagcggagcacgcacacttaaccgctaagccacggggccggcccgtctgccattttttgatcgggtttttttgttgttgttgaattgtatgagttctttatgtattttggaaattaaccctttgtcgaatatatgatttgcaaatattttctcccagttttcgttttgttcatggtttcctttgccttgcagaagctttttagtctgatgtagtcctatttgtctattttttcttttgtttcccttgcctgagtagatatggtattcaaaaagatgtcaaagagtgtactgcctatattttcttctaggagttttatggtttcaggtcttacattcaagtctttaatcattttgagttaatttttgtctatggtgtaagataatgggctactttcattcttttgcatgtggctgtccagttttcccaacaccatttatggaagagactttcctttctccattgtatgttcttggctcctttgccgAAGATTAGCTATCTgtagatgtgtgattttatttctgggctttcaattctgttccattgatctatgtgtctgtttttgtgccagtaccatgctgttttgattattatagctttatagtatattttgaagacagggattgtgatgcctccagctttattcctttttctcaggattgttttggcttttcagggtcttctgttgttccatataaattttaggattctttgttctatttccatgaagaatgtcattggaattccgattgggattgcattgaatctgtagattgctttagggaatatggacattttaactgtgtttattcttccaatccatgagcatggaatagctttccatttctttatgtcttctttgatttctttcaatagtgtcttatagttttcagtgtataggtctttcacttccttggttaaatttatttctagatattttattctttttgttgtggttgtaaatgggattgtattttccCCCCTGtggtgaattattattatttatttattttattgttgtcttaataatttataacattgtgaaattttggttgtacattgtTGTTAGGGATTGtactcttgacttctctttctgctagttcgttattagtgtatagaaactcaactgatttttgtaagttgattttgtaccctacaacttggctgtagttgttgattatttctaacagttttctggtggattctttaggcttttctatatgTAGACTCATGTCATCTGCGAACAGTGAGTCACTCTACTCTTTAATTAAGATTCAATACTTTTTCCTTTGGGCCCTCtagataaatgtttattgtagTATCAATAAGACTATTGcctcccccccaacacacacacatacacatcttctttttgtgtgtgtgtgtgtgtgcgcgcgtgtgaggaagatcagccctgagctaacatctgccaatcctcctctttttgccaaggaagactggccctgggctaacatccgtgcccatcttcctccactttatatgggacgccaccacagcatggcctgacaagcggtgtgtca
This window contains:
- the STAR gene encoding steroidogenic acute regulatory protein, mitochondrial isoform X1, which produces MLLATFKLCAGSSYRHVRNMKGLRHQAVLAIGQELNRMALGGPTPSGWINQVRRRSSLLGSRLEDTLYSDQELAYIQQGEEAMQKALGILSNQEGWKKENQQVRANGDKVLSKVVPDVGKVFRLEVVVDQPVERLYEELVEHMEAMGEWNPNVKEIKVLQKIGKDTVITHELAAESAGNLVGPRDFVSVRCAKRRGSTCVLAGMATHFGEMPEQKGVIRAEQGPTCMVLRPLDASPSKTKLTWLLSIDLKGWLPKTIINQVLSQTQVDFANHLRKRLESSPAPEARC
- the STAR gene encoding steroidogenic acute regulatory protein, mitochondrial isoform X2, whose product is MLLATFKLCAGSSYRHVRNMKGLRHQAVLAIGQELNRMALGGPTPSGWINQVRRRSSLLGSRLEDTLYSDQELAYIQQGEEAMQKALGILSNQEGWKKENQQANGDKVLSKVVPDVGKVFRLEVVVDQPVERLYEELVEHMEAMGEWNPNVKEIKVLQKIGKDTVITHELAAESAGNLVGPRDFVSVRCAKRRGSTCVLAGMATHFGEMPEQKGVIRAEQGPTCMVLRPLDASPSKTKLTWLLSIDLKGWLPKTIINQVLSQTQVDFANHLRKRLESSPAPEARC